A single genomic interval of Shewanella halotolerans harbors:
- a CDS encoding EscU/YscU/HrcU family type III secretion system export apparatus switch protein: MMSTYDDKPDDLQGGSDNKPHRPTQAAALRYDGKSAPQITAKGEDLVAEEIIALAKEAGIYIHQDANLSNFLQKLEIGEEIPKELYLLIAELIAFVYMLDGKFPERWDNMHNRIMQEV, encoded by the coding sequence ATGATGAGCACATACGACGATAAACCAGATGACTTACAAGGTGGTTCAGACAACAAACCACACAGACCCACCCAGGCCGCGGCACTGCGCTATGACGGAAAGTCGGCCCCGCAAATCACCGCCAAGGGGGAAGATTTAGTCGCCGAGGAGATCATCGCCCTCGCCAAGGAGGCTGGCATCTATATTCATCAAGATGCCAACTTGAGTAACTTTCTGCAAAAACTCGAGATAGGTGAAGAGATCCCCAAGGAGCTATATTTGCTCATCGCCGAACTGATCGCCTTCGTCTATATGCTGGACGGTAAGTTTCCTGAGCGCTGGGACAATATGCACAATAGGATCATGCAAGAGGTGTGA
- a CDS encoding DUF2802 domain-containing protein, with the protein MGDEILIAALLYVVACLALVLYQQKQTNKLRAKIDALTLLVKENDRQREAVKQELQELRSGTIGVGRRMLELEKRVTKQEARIDETVADEPQARLYTRAMKMVELGADIDELVKECELPKAEAELLLRLHGKGR; encoded by the coding sequence ATAGGCGATGAGATCTTAATCGCGGCGTTACTATATGTGGTTGCCTGTCTCGCACTGGTGCTGTATCAGCAAAAACAAACCAATAAGCTCAGAGCTAAGATTGATGCCCTGACGCTGCTGGTTAAAGAGAACGATAGGCAACGCGAGGCGGTTAAGCAGGAGCTACAGGAGCTGAGATCGGGCACCATAGGTGTTGGGCGTCGCATGCTCGAGCTGGAAAAGCGGGTGACCAAGCAGGAGGCACGCATCGATGAGACAGTAGCAGATGAACCTCAGGCAAGGCTCTATACCCGAGCGATGAAGATGGTCGAACTCGGCGCCGATATCGATGAGCTGGTTAAGGAGTGTGAGCTGCCTAAGGCCGAGGCCGAACTGTTACTGCGCCTTCACGGTAAGGGGCGATAG
- a CDS encoding chemotaxis protein CheW, translating into MADAKNVAAVAAGKDDEVLQWVTFRLDNETYGINVMQVQEVLRYTEIAPVPGAPHYVLGIINLRGNVVTVIDTRSRFGLPSAEVDDSTRIVIIEAEKQVIGILVDSVAEVVYLRGSEIDNAPNVGTEESAKFIQGVSNRDNELLILVDLDKLLSDEEWMELAQL; encoded by the coding sequence ATGGCAGATGCAAAAAACGTCGCGGCAGTTGCCGCAGGTAAAGATGATGAAGTGTTGCAGTGGGTAACCTTCCGTTTAGATAATGAAACCTATGGTATCAATGTGATGCAGGTGCAAGAGGTGTTGCGTTACACCGAGATCGCGCCTGTACCAGGGGCGCCTCATTATGTGCTGGGGATCATTAACCTGCGCGGTAACGTGGTCACCGTTATCGATACCCGCTCTCGTTTTGGTTTACCTTCTGCCGAGGTGGATGACTCTACCCGTATTGTGATCATCGAAGCCGAGAAGCAAGTGATTGGTATTCTTGTCGACAGTGTCGCCGAAGTGGTCTATCTGCGTGGTTCAGAGATAGATAACGCGCCGAATGTGGGCACGGAAGAGAGTGCCAAGTTCATTCAAGGCGTGAGCAATCGTGATAATGAGTTACTCATTCTGGTGGATCTCGATAAGTTACTCTCTGATGAAGAGTGGATGGAGTTGGCTCAGCTTTAA
- a CDS encoding chemotaxis protein CheW, translating to MSNSVDEAVFNYFSLLLSEPGEESVTADKPEAKREQAIAQNGQMSGHTPAVKRQPLSEQSKPRPVVTQATPTPLNKLALEQLLAPVSEIATQTETNTDTQIASKIELKTLDTKPASVETMTQAVSVQTKSESQVKQKIEEKLETSASIKQEEIVTEKVDLAAALQTQTGATPPGVTEALVEQLDDEFQVLFFKVAGLTLAVPLVSLGGIVKVERINHIMGRPAWYLGVQTHRDSQLNVVDSGAWVMPEKYDDKLAQSVDYQYIVLLEDSNWGLACESLVNSVRILKSEVNWRTKAGKRPWLAGVVKEQMCGILHVQALIELLNLGLGSQDSIG from the coding sequence ATGTCAAACTCGGTTGACGAAGCTGTCTTTAATTATTTTTCCTTGCTGCTCTCCGAGCCCGGAGAAGAGAGCGTCACGGCCGACAAGCCTGAAGCGAAGCGCGAGCAGGCGATAGCACAAAATGGTCAAATGAGTGGCCATACACCTGCAGTAAAACGTCAGCCTCTTAGCGAACAGTCTAAACCGCGCCCTGTGGTCACTCAGGCTACGCCGACACCGCTCAATAAGCTCGCGCTCGAGCAATTGCTGGCGCCAGTGAGTGAGATTGCTACTCAGACAGAAACTAATACAGATACTCAAATAGCAAGCAAGATTGAGCTCAAAACGCTCGATACCAAACCTGCAAGCGTCGAAACGATGACGCAAGCTGTATCGGTTCAAACCAAATCTGAGTCGCAAGTTAAGCAAAAAATCGAAGAAAAATTAGAAACTTCGGCTAGTATTAAGCAAGAGGAAATTGTAACCGAAAAGGTCGATCTGGCCGCGGCGCTGCAGACGCAAACTGGCGCGACACCACCAGGGGTGACAGAGGCGCTAGTCGAGCAGCTCGACGATGAATTTCAGGTGCTGTTTTTCAAGGTTGCGGGACTCACATTGGCCGTGCCCTTGGTAAGCCTTGGCGGTATCGTTAAGGTGGAGCGGATCAATCACATTATGGGGCGACCGGCCTGGTATCTTGGGGTTCAAACCCACAGGGATTCGCAACTCAATGTTGTCGATTCGGGTGCCTGGGTGATGCCGGAAAAATATGACGATAAACTGGCGCAATCCGTTGATTACCAATATATTGTACTCTTAGAGGACAGTAATTGGGGGCTGGCCTGTGAGTCTTTGGTGAATTCCGTCAGAATTTTAAAGTCAGAAGTTAATTGGCGTACCAAAGCGGGTAAACGTCCTTGGCTGGCTGGCGTCGTAAAAGAACAGATGTGCGGCATTTTACATGTGCAGGCACTGATTGAGTTATTAAATTTGGGTTTAGGTAGTCAGGACTCTATTGGCTGA
- a CDS encoding ParA family protein codes for MKIWTIANQKGGVGKTTTVASLAGAMAKRGKRVLMIDTDPHASLGYYLGIDSEEVPASLYDLFLKHKNLSKDQVLAHIVPTKVEGIDLLPATMALATLDRSLGHQEGMGLILKRLLALVADQYDVALIDCPPVLGVLMVNALAASEHIIIPVQTEFLAIKGLDRMVKTMTLMGRSKSTTYSYTIVPTMYDRRTKASPAALQQLGEEYGDVLWPDVIPVDTKFRDASLAHLPASHYASHSRGVKAYERLLDHLLTKEFAHVKLG; via the coding sequence TTGAAGATCTGGACCATAGCAAATCAAAAAGGGGGCGTGGGTAAGACGACCACAGTGGCGAGCCTGGCTGGCGCCATGGCAAAGCGGGGCAAACGAGTCTTGATGATAGACACAGACCCCCACGCGTCTTTGGGCTACTACCTGGGCATAGATTCTGAAGAGGTGCCCGCCTCGCTCTATGATCTGTTTCTGAAACACAAGAACTTGAGTAAAGATCAGGTGCTTGCCCATATTGTCCCCACTAAGGTGGAAGGGATAGATCTCTTGCCGGCCACCATGGCGCTGGCAACGCTGGATCGCTCGCTCGGCCATCAGGAAGGGATGGGCTTGATCCTTAAACGCCTGCTTGCCTTAGTTGCCGACCAATACGACGTCGCCCTTATCGATTGCCCGCCGGTATTGGGGGTGTTGATGGTTAACGCCCTCGCGGCCAGTGAACATATCATTATTCCTGTGCAGACAGAGTTCCTGGCGATCAAGGGGCTAGATCGCATGGTCAAGACCATGACGCTCATGGGTCGCTCTAAGAGCACCACCTACAGCTATACAATCGTTCCGACCATGTACGACAGACGCACCAAGGCCTCACCTGCCGCCCTGCAACAGCTGGGGGAAGAGTATGGCGATGTGCTCTGGCCAGATGTTATCCCGGTGGATACCAAGTTTCGTGATGCCAGCCTGGCGCACCTGCCAGCCTCGCACTACGCCAGCCATTCACGCGGTGTTAAGGCCTATGAGAGATTGCTCGACCACCTGCTGACCAAGGAGTTTGCGCATGTCAAACTCGGTTGA
- a CDS encoding protein-glutamate methylesterase/protein-glutamine glutaminase — MAIKVLVVDDSSFFRRRVSEIVTKDAELEVIGTASNGAEAVKLAQQLKPQVITMDIEMPVMDGISAVREIMAKCPTPILMFSSLTHDGAKATLDALEAGALDFLPKRFEDIATNKDEAIALLQQRIKALGRRRVFRPILPRSVPPKPATTSASTTAPTREMAQRPATRPSAPVTRASGKKYKLLLIGTSTGGPVALQRILTKLPANYPHPILLIQHMPAAFTPAFAARLNGLCAIEVKEAQNGDQLRAGCAYLAPGGMQMMLERGGTYGRIKIVAGSADMNYKPCVDITFASASKLSGGETLAVILTGMGADGREGARMLKNVGATIWAQDEASCVVYGMPQAVTAAGISSQSIALDDMAEAIIRESGRG; from the coding sequence ATGGCCATAAAAGTATTAGTTGTCGATGATTCAAGCTTTTTTCGTCGCCGAGTCAGTGAGATTGTCACCAAGGATGCGGAGTTAGAGGTCATAGGCACGGCGTCTAATGGCGCCGAGGCGGTCAAGTTGGCGCAGCAGTTAAAGCCACAAGTGATCACCATGGATATCGAGATGCCAGTGATGGACGGCATCAGCGCCGTGCGTGAGATCATGGCGAAGTGTCCGACCCCCATCTTGATGTTCTCATCTCTTACCCACGATGGCGCCAAGGCAACCCTGGATGCCCTGGAAGCGGGTGCGTTAGATTTTCTTCCTAAACGATTTGAAGATATTGCCACCAACAAGGATGAGGCGATCGCTCTGTTGCAGCAGCGCATCAAGGCGCTGGGCCGTCGCCGCGTATTCCGTCCCATACTGCCTCGAAGTGTGCCGCCAAAGCCAGCGACAACCTCTGCTTCTACGACAGCGCCGACAAGAGAGATGGCGCAGCGTCCAGCGACGCGTCCGAGCGCGCCTGTTACCCGCGCCAGTGGTAAGAAATATAAGCTTTTGCTGATCGGCACCTCAACCGGTGGGCCTGTTGCGCTGCAGCGGATATTGACCAAGTTGCCAGCGAACTATCCTCATCCTATTCTGCTTATCCAGCATATGCCGGCGGCCTTTACGCCCGCTTTCGCCGCACGCTTAAATGGTCTGTGCGCCATCGAGGTGAAGGAGGCGCAAAATGGCGATCAGCTCAGGGCAGGCTGCGCCTACCTGGCACCCGGTGGCATGCAGATGATGTTAGAGCGCGGCGGCACCTATGGTCGAATCAAGATAGTGGCCGGTAGCGCCGACATGAACTACAAGCCCTGTGTCGACATTACCTTTGCCTCGGCCTCAAAGCTCAGTGGCGGCGAGACCCTGGCCGTGATATTGACAGGCATGGGCGCCGATGGTCGCGAAGGGGCCAGGATGCTTAAGAATGTCGGGGCGACTATCTGGGCTCAAGATGAGGCCAGCTGCGTCGTTTACGGCATGCCACAGGCGGTAACCGCCGCCGGGATCTCCAGTCAGTCGATAGCGCTCGATGATATGGCCGAGGCCATCATTCGCGAGAGCGGACGTGGCTAG
- a CDS encoding chemotaxis protein CheA, translating to MSFDVDEEILQDFLIEAGEILELLSEQLVALENNPDDTELLNAIFRGFHTVKGGAGFLSLTPMVDVCHEAENTFDLLRTGKRSVSAELMDIILQAVDTINSMFAETQAGVEQSPADEGLLANLKLLSSGGLLPSEQGGASDEAVAETPVEQAVETPADNGIELFDMPLDDGVELFDEPVSDTPVTSIAGEGDIDEIDESEFEALLDALHGSGKGPSSTAPAGAAPIQASDSDDITDDEFESLLDELHGSGKFQAPSAPIAKVPEPTSPPVDADEITDDEFEKLLDELHGAGAGPGSETSTPVAPAAKAPAVPAPNKVATPAPSSVKSQPVEAPAPKPVVKEKAAAKAPATNMPQAETTVRVDTARLDQIMNMVGELVLVRNRLLSLGISRDDEDMSKALANLDLVTADLQGAVMKTRMQPIKKVFGRFPRVVRDLARSLNKEIDLRMIGEDTDLDKNLVEALADPLVHLVRNSVDHGIEMPDEREANGKSRTGTITLSASQEGDHILLKIEDDGAGMDPDKLKQIAIKRGVLDEDAAARMSDEEAYNLIFAPGFSTKVEISDISGRGVGMDVVKTRITQLNGTVHIDSLKGKGTCLEIKVPLTLAIMPTLMVEVAQQVFALPLSSVSEIFHLDLTKTNVVDGQLTVIVREKAVPLFYLEHWLSRKAVSFKHGDKQHGHVVIVQLGTMQIGFVVDSLIGQEEVVIKPLGTLLHGTPGMAGATITSDGGIALILDVPGLLKHYAKNKK from the coding sequence ATGTCCTTTGATGTTGATGAAGAGATACTGCAGGACTTTTTGATTGAAGCGGGCGAGATCCTTGAGCTTCTCTCTGAACAGCTGGTGGCGTTAGAGAATAACCCCGACGACACCGAACTACTCAATGCCATCTTCCGTGGATTCCATACCGTTAAAGGCGGCGCCGGCTTCCTGAGCCTGACCCCCATGGTGGATGTTTGTCACGAAGCGGAAAACACCTTTGACCTGTTACGTACGGGTAAGCGCAGCGTTTCTGCCGAGCTGATGGATATCATTCTCCAAGCCGTCGACACCATCAACTCTATGTTTGCCGAGACCCAGGCGGGTGTCGAGCAAAGCCCTGCCGATGAAGGCCTGTTAGCTAACCTTAAATTATTGAGCTCTGGTGGCTTATTGCCATCAGAACAGGGCGGGGCGTCAGACGAAGCCGTTGCCGAAACGCCGGTTGAACAGGCTGTTGAAACACCAGCAGACAACGGTATCGAGCTGTTTGATATGCCGCTTGATGACGGTGTCGAACTGTTCGACGAGCCGGTAAGCGATACGCCCGTGACCTCTATCGCCGGAGAAGGCGATATCGATGAGATCGATGAATCTGAATTCGAAGCCCTCCTCGATGCCCTTCACGGCAGTGGTAAGGGCCCATCAAGTACAGCGCCTGCCGGTGCGGCGCCGATTCAGGCGAGCGATAGCGACGACATCACAGACGATGAGTTCGAGTCGCTGCTCGATGAACTGCATGGCTCGGGTAAATTCCAGGCCCCTTCGGCCCCTATTGCCAAGGTGCCTGAGCCGACCTCGCCGCCGGTGGATGCCGATGAGATCACCGACGATGAATTTGAAAAGCTGCTCGATGAACTGCATGGCGCCGGTGCCGGCCCTGGCAGTGAGACAAGCACACCAGTAGCCCCTGCCGCTAAGGCGCCAGCAGTTCCTGCGCCGAATAAAGTCGCCACCCCGGCGCCAAGCAGCGTTAAGTCGCAACCCGTGGAGGCGCCAGCTCCTAAGCCTGTGGTGAAAGAGAAGGCCGCGGCCAAGGCGCCAGCGACCAATATGCCTCAGGCGGAAACCACAGTGCGCGTCGATACCGCGCGCCTGGATCAGATCATGAACATGGTCGGTGAGCTGGTATTGGTGCGTAACCGCCTGCTTAGCTTAGGGATCTCCCGTGATGATGAGGATATGTCTAAGGCGCTGGCGAACCTGGATCTGGTGACCGCCGATCTGCAGGGCGCGGTGATGAAGACGCGCATGCAGCCGATCAAGAAGGTGTTTGGCCGCTTCCCTCGTGTAGTACGTGATTTAGCGCGCAGCCTGAATAAAGAGATCGATCTTCGCATGATAGGTGAAGATACAGATCTGGATAAGAACCTGGTTGAAGCCCTTGCAGATCCTTTGGTTCACTTGGTGCGTAACTCGGTTGACCATGGTATCGAGATGCCCGACGAGCGTGAAGCTAATGGCAAGTCGCGTACCGGGACTATTACCCTTTCTGCCAGTCAGGAAGGTGACCATATCTTGCTCAAGATTGAAGATGATGGCGCGGGGATGGACCCAGATAAGCTCAAGCAGATCGCCATCAAGCGCGGCGTGCTCGATGAGGATGCCGCAGCGCGCATGTCTGATGAAGAGGCCTATAACCTTATCTTCGCCCCAGGCTTCTCTACCAAGGTGGAGATCTCCGATATCTCAGGCCGCGGCGTCGGCATGGATGTGGTGAAGACGCGTATCACTCAGTTAAACGGTACCGTGCATATCGATTCCTTGAAAGGTAAGGGGACTTGCCTGGAGATTAAGGTGCCACTCACCCTGGCGATTATGCCGACCCTGATGGTGGAAGTGGCTCAGCAGGTATTTGCCCTGCCGCTGTCGAGCGTTAGCGAGATCTTCCACCTGGATCTGACAAAGACAAATGTTGTCGATGGCCAGCTGACCGTCATAGTGAGGGAAAAGGCGGTGCCACTCTTCTATCTCGAGCATTGGCTGAGTCGTAAGGCGGTGAGCTTTAAGCATGGCGACAAGCAGCACGGCCACGTGGTGATAGTGCAGCTGGGTACCATGCAGATAGGCTTCGTGGTTGACTCCTTGATCGGTCAAGAAGAGGTAGTGATCAAGCCTCTGGGCACCTTGTTACACGGCACCCCAGGAATGGCTGGCGCGACTATTACCTCTGACGGTGGCATCGCATTGATATTAGATGTGCCCGGCTTATTGAAACATTACGCCAAGAACAAGAAATAA
- a CDS encoding protein phosphatase CheZ, translated as MQAETSGLINLAQAKQLVDLLEAGQQEMADELIRDIASPIQKELFDEVGRLTRQLHSAIVDFQVDGRLVELANSEIPDAKERLNYVIDMTEQAANKTMDAVEESLPLADALTMNVQAVKPSWDRLMRRDIQLHEFKALCHDVQQFIERSESDSNRLKELLNNILLAQDFQDLTGQMIRRVIELVREVESNLVSMLTVFGEQPVTDKPRASEKCVEAEGPIMNADQRDDVVTGQDEVDDLLSSLGF; from the coding sequence ATGCAGGCAGAAACTTCAGGGCTGATCAATCTAGCACAGGCCAAGCAACTCGTTGATCTGCTAGAGGCAGGTCAACAAGAGATGGCCGATGAGCTAATTCGCGATATCGCCAGCCCGATTCAGAAAGAGCTGTTTGACGAGGTGGGTCGCCTAACCCGTCAGCTTCACAGTGCCATAGTGGACTTTCAGGTGGACGGTCGCCTCGTGGAGCTGGCTAATAGCGAAATTCCCGATGCCAAAGAGCGCCTCAATTACGTCATCGACATGACGGAACAGGCCGCCAACAAAACCATGGACGCCGTCGAAGAGTCTCTGCCTCTTGCAGATGCCCTTACCATGAACGTACAGGCCGTTAAGCCTTCCTGGGATCGCCTGATGCGTCGAGATATTCAGCTGCACGAATTTAAGGCGCTTTGCCATGATGTTCAGCAGTTTATCGAACGCAGCGAATCCGATTCCAATCGTTTGAAAGAGTTACTCAACAACATACTACTGGCCCAGGACTTCCAAGATCTGACCGGACAGATGATCCGCCGGGTGATCGAGCTGGTGCGAGAAGTTGAGAGTAATCTGGTCTCTATGTTGACCGTATTTGGCGAGCAGCCCGTCACGGATAAGCCCCGTGCATCTGAGAAGTGTGTCGAAGCTGAAGGTCCTATTATGAACGCTGATCAGCGTGATGATGTCGTGACAGGGCAAGATGAAGTCGATGACTTGCTGTCGAGTCTAGGTTTCTAA
- the cheY gene encoding chemotaxis response regulator CheY: MDKNMKILVVDDFSTMRRIIKNLLRDLGFNNTQEADDGSTALPMLQKGDFDFVVTDWNMPGMQGIDLLKAIRADDNLKHIPVLMVTAEAKREQIIAAAQAGVNGYVVKPFTAATLKEKLDKIFERLG; this comes from the coding sequence TTGGACAAGAATATGAAGATTCTCGTTGTTGACGACTTCTCAACAATGAGACGCATCATCAAGAACTTGTTGAGAGACTTGGGTTTTAATAACACTCAGGAAGCAGATGACGGTTCGACAGCCTTGCCTATGTTGCAAAAAGGCGATTTTGACTTTGTCGTGACCGATTGGAATATGCCTGGCATGCAGGGGATCGACCTGTTAAAGGCTATTCGTGCTGATGACAACCTGAAGCACATTCCTGTGTTGATGGTGACTGCGGAAGCGAAAAGGGAACAGATCATTGCAGCGGCGCAGGCCGGTGTGAATGGCTATGTGGTGAAACCTTTTACTGCGGCGACATTGAAAGAGAAGTTAGACAAAATTTTCGAACGACTCGGTTAA